The proteins below come from a single Pleuronectes platessa chromosome 1, fPlePla1.1, whole genome shotgun sequence genomic window:
- the LOC128451152 gene encoding uncharacterized protein LOC128451152 isoform X4, with protein MSAELHIVSGPDVNDASLQGNTVGGSKPLHRFMKGQPKAIGVVVLVLGSSFFIISVAMAKELFNEPLWRTDAPVIIQGILFIICGIMYILAEHNPTKKTVTISLALSIVSILATLGTDFYFLPDLIQTHYYRHYVYGHKEEGLWRSDFEAVVMMTAAPPETPAE; from the exons ATGTCTGCTGAGCTGCACATTGTGAGTGGACCAGATGTAAATGATGCAAGTCTTCAAGGCAACACAGTGGGAGGCAGCAAACCTTTACACCGCTTTATGAAAGGGCAACCCAAGGCTATTGgc GTCGTTGTGTTGGTCTTGGGCTCGTCTTTCTTTATCATTTCAGTTGCAATGGCAAAAGAACTCTTTAATGAGCCTCTGTGGAGAACCGACGCACCTGTCATTATTCAGGGAATTCTG TTCATCATATGTGGGATTATGTATATTCTGGCAGAGCACAATCCAACCAAGAAAACA GTCACCATATCTTTGGCTCTGAGTATTGTGTCGATACTCGCGACATTGGGGACTGACTTCTACTTCCTGCCTGACTTAATACAGACCCACTACTATAGGCATTATGTTTACGGTCACAAAGAAGAAGGATTATGGAGATCAGATTTTGAg